The DNA sequence CCGACGAACATTGGTGGTAGAGCTTGCCCGGCGTGAAAAACTTACAGTGCGTCAGTTAATTAGACGGTTGGGTGGTGGTCGTGGGCACTGGACACTGGTGGGGACACCGGATCAGGCAACAGATGCTCTGCAGCACTATTTCGAAAAAGGTGCTGCCGACGGTTTCAATATCATGCCAGCACTTTTGCCCTCAGGGCTGAGCACTTTTATTGAGAAAGTTGTGCCCAGATTACAGGATCGAGGCATATTTCGCCGTGAATATACGGGCTCCACTTTACGTGCACATTACGGTTTGCCACTGCCGACAGCACACAGCTAATTCAACTCATGGAGGAATGTATGTCTAAAAGGCTACGCCTTGCCGTTGAGCTACCAGGAGAAGATCTTCTTACAGCTATCAGCAGCGCTGACCATTTGATCACAAATTATATTAAACAACTCAATCCAGTCTACCTGCTACTTGGTGCGGAACGTAATACCCCATTAATGGGTGTTTCACCGAATCCAGGGATACTTGCGTGCTGGATATCCCGCAGATTAAAAAATTGCGGTTTAGTTATAGCTGCATCGCTACAGCGTGACCATCCTTATAATCTCGCACGTCGCGTAGCATCGTTTGATCACATCAGTAAAGGCAGAACCGGCATCCTACTGATGGCTGAGGATCATGGTCAATCATTGGGGCTTGTTAAGCGCTCGTCCTGGATAGAGGAGCCGCTCAGCGCTCTGGCAGTTGCTGATGGCATGATAGCTATGCGCAAGCTATGGCGCACTTGGCCACGTGAAACTCTACACGCAAATCCGGAAATATCTTCGGCTGCTAAGGTAAGATATGCCGTTCATCAGGGTGTATTTTCAACGAGCGGGCCGCTGAATAGCCCAACAACGCTGCAGGGGAACCTCTGTTGTTTTGGTATGTAAACCCATATCCCTGGCATGATGATGACCGTCATTGTTTGTCCTATGCGGATGCAGCGATAGTTAATTACGCAGACTTTAAACAATTCATCAGCTGGTCTTCCTCTGAAACCAAAAATGCCAATGATCGCCATGAATCAGTTCAAATTCATGTGCGCCTAAAATTACAGGATTTGAAACAGGATGTTATTAACGATCTCGAACAACATGCTGAAGTCACCGCTCTGATATTAGTTTGTGACAAGCTATCTCTACCTGATTTGGTAGAAAGAGTGCTGACAATATCCCGCCTCAGCGCATTGACGAACTTACATGAGCCTTTTGAAACCTTGCGCTCGTTACTGAAAATTCCCCTCGCACTGAACCCGATTTGTCTGCTAATCCAACAGCTTTTAGTCCCACACCAGCGGAGCCAGCATGAAAAATAACGCTGCACGTAAAATGATAGTGAACGTGAACGTACTGGATTTCGGCCATTCTGGTTCTGCACGAGCCTATTCTGGCCTTCCTGCTGATACAGTCATGTCCGCAGATTTTTATGCGGAACTGGGTAGAATTGCAGAGCAGGGAACGCTGGATGCCTTCTTCCTTGCAGACCACCCTTCTCTTACGAACGACCCACGAAGCAGCAGGGGTGCCAGAGCACTTGAACCAACTGCAATACTGACAATAGTAGCTGAGACCACAACTCATTTAGGGCTTGTGGGTACGCTATCTACCACATACAACGATCCTGTTGAACTGGCAGATCGCTTTCTGACACTGGATCATTTGAGTGGTGGCCGTGCAGCATGGAACGCTGTCACGACTTATAGTGCGGCAACAGGGCCAAACTTTGGACTTATAAATAATCCCGACCGTGAGACACGTTATCGCCGGGCAGAAACCTTTGTTGACGTAGTGGCTCAACTCTGGCGCGGTGCTTATACCGGAAAGGATGTACATATCGATAATACAGACTTTAAATTAAGCGGCCGGCTGTCGCTGCCGGGCTCTCCCCAAGGATTTCCTTTATTCATTCAGGCGGGGGATCTGACCAAGGTCGGGCGTTGGCAGCCAGAACAGCAAATGCTGTTTTTTC is a window from the Candidatus Pantoea bituminis genome containing:
- a CDS encoding LLM class flavin-dependent oxidoreductase; this translates as MFTAQTTYEEAQHFYGEMKSRAVQHGRRPEHLLIMPGVVPIIADTLTEAREIESALNELIIPDYALYKLANLLQVPIDDLNLDSFIPVNLPPETHVEGARSRRTLVVELARREKLTVRQLIRRLGGGRGHWTLVGTPDQATDALQHYFEKGAADGFNIMPALLPSGLSTFIEKVVPRLQDRGIFRREYTGSTLRAHYGLPLPTAHS
- a CDS encoding LLM class flavin-dependent oxidoreductase → MKNNAARKMIVNVNVLDFGHSGSARAYSGLPADTVMSADFYAELGRIAEQGTLDAFFLADHPSLTNDPRSSRGARALEPTAILTIVAETTTHLGLVGTLSTTYNDPVELADRFLTLDHLSGGRAAWNAVTTYSAATGPNFGLINNPDRETRYRRAETFVDVVAQLWRGAYTGKDVHIDNTDFKLSGRLSLPGSPQGFPLFIQAGDLTKVGRWQPEQQMLFFPLKWFYLQRGNIIIT